A single genomic interval of Bradyrhizobium sp. AZCC 1693 harbors:
- a CDS encoding alpha/beta fold hydrolase, whose protein sequence is MIEMPPLQFAEVNGIRMGYYEAGPKSDTPPLILCHGWPELAFSWRHQIKALSEAGIRVIAPDQRGYGATDRPEPVEAYDIEHLTDDLVGLLDHIEIHKAIFVGHDWGGFIVWQMPLRHLDRTAGVVGVNTPHMDRAPADPIELFRMRFGDQMYIVQFQDPAREPDRIFGSRVEQTFDAFMRKPVPRSDTAPADKPVAGVGASPRLNLAFPQMIAGYDAKHDPRTPILSPEEKKVFVDTFTKTGFTGGINWYRNMSRNWQRSEWLDHTVRVPSLMIMAENDHVLPPSAADGMEKLVPDLEKYLVRDSGHWTQQEKPDEVSAKLIEWRRKRFG, encoded by the coding sequence ATGATTGAAATGCCGCCGCTGCAGTTCGCCGAGGTGAACGGAATTCGCATGGGCTATTACGAGGCGGGGCCGAAGTCCGACACGCCGCCGCTCATTCTCTGCCACGGCTGGCCGGAGCTCGCTTTTTCCTGGCGTCACCAGATCAAGGCGCTGAGCGAGGCCGGCATCCGCGTGATTGCGCCGGACCAGCGTGGCTACGGCGCGACCGACCGGCCGGAGCCGGTCGAGGCCTACGACATCGAGCATCTGACCGACGATCTCGTCGGGCTGCTCGACCATATCGAGATCCACAAGGCGATCTTCGTCGGTCACGACTGGGGCGGCTTCATCGTCTGGCAGATGCCGCTGCGGCATCTTGATCGCACCGCGGGCGTCGTCGGTGTCAATACCCCTCACATGGACCGCGCGCCGGCGGATCCCATCGAACTGTTCCGCATGCGCTTCGGCGACCAGATGTATATCGTGCAGTTTCAGGACCCCGCGCGCGAACCCGATCGAATATTCGGCAGCCGGGTCGAACAGACCTTTGATGCCTTCATGCGCAAGCCGGTGCCGCGCAGCGACACGGCGCCCGCAGACAAGCCGGTCGCCGGTGTGGGCGCCTCGCCAAGGCTCAACCTGGCGTTTCCGCAAATGATCGCCGGCTACGACGCCAAACATGATCCGCGCACGCCGATCCTGAGCCCGGAGGAAAAGAAGGTGTTCGTCGATACCTTCACCAAAACCGGCTTCACCGGCGGCATCAATTGGTACCGCAATATGTCGCGCAACTGGCAGCGTTCGGAGTGGCTGGACCACACCGTGCGGGTACCGTCGCTGATGATCATGGCCGAAAACGATCACGTACTGCCGCCATCGGCCGCTGACGGCATGGAGAAGCTCGTCCCCGATCTGGAGAAATATCTGGTGCGCGACAGCGGCCATTGGACACAGCAGGAAAAGCCGGACGAGGTCAGCGCCAAGTTGATCGAATGGCGTAGAAAAAGATTTGGTTAG
- a CDS encoding WS/DGAT/MGAT family O-acyltransferase, whose protein sequence is MADAKKLSSMDASFLYLETPEMPMHVGSMAIFRLPENYNGNFFEDFKAMIASRLHIAPILKARLEKAPLDIDHPSWVEDDQFDIDRHIFRGSLPAPYDRATLERIVGWMHAKLLNRARPLWEFYVFEGMKDNEIGLYSKMHHACIDGGAGAALTNMIYDVTPVPRVVEQPVPQAKGGNEPRDIAANLIDSYQQLWRQPFDGSSTPKTLDLPRSGKSDLGSILFDNAMFQIESAVKFAGSIPAMLKSVSDVVGKISDPKSRDSIASMVSPPTILNKAISSERSFAGTSISLSRAKAVAKASGGKLNDVVLALSSGVVRRYLLERGALPAKSMTAAVPISLREEGNTEANNQVFGMICSIATNIEDPKARLEAIIAQSTKSKEMSHPLRAFMPQVSNVSMLGAPILVQIMALLYSRSDLSNVLPPSANITVSNVPGPRQTLYAAGAELLHIFPVSISTHGIALNITVQSYRDQLDFGFIAGANIIPHVQVMCDMLPVEFEALEAAYAPPPKMTSAAE, encoded by the coding sequence ATGGCGGACGCCAAGAAGCTGTCTTCGATGGACGCGTCGTTTCTGTATCTGGAAACGCCTGAAATGCCGATGCATGTCGGCAGCATGGCGATCTTCCGCCTGCCCGAGAACTACAACGGCAACTTCTTCGAGGACTTCAAGGCGATGATCGCCTCGCGGCTGCACATCGCGCCGATCCTCAAAGCCCGCCTGGAAAAGGCCCCGCTCGACATCGATCATCCGTCCTGGGTCGAGGACGACCAGTTCGACATCGACCGTCACATTTTCCGCGGCAGCCTGCCGGCGCCGTATGACCGCGCCACGCTGGAGCGCATCGTCGGCTGGATGCATGCGAAACTCCTTAACCGCGCCCGGCCGCTGTGGGAGTTCTACGTTTTCGAGGGCATGAAGGACAACGAGATCGGGCTCTATTCCAAGATGCATCACGCCTGCATCGACGGCGGCGCGGGCGCGGCGCTGACCAACATGATCTATGACGTCACTCCGGTGCCGCGCGTGGTCGAGCAACCCGTACCGCAGGCCAAGGGCGGCAACGAGCCGCGCGACATCGCCGCCAACCTGATCGATTCCTACCAGCAGCTCTGGCGCCAGCCTTTCGACGGCTCTTCGACGCCGAAGACCCTCGATCTGCCGCGCTCGGGCAAGAGCGATCTCGGATCGATCCTGTTCGATAATGCGATGTTCCAGATCGAGAGCGCGGTGAAATTTGCCGGCAGCATTCCGGCGATGCTCAAGAGCGTCTCCGATGTGGTCGGCAAGATCTCCGATCCGAAGTCGCGCGATAGCATCGCCAGCATGGTTTCGCCGCCGACGATTTTGAACAAGGCGATTTCGTCGGAGCGCAGTTTCGCCGGCACCTCGATCTCGCTGTCGCGGGCCAAGGCGGTCGCCAAGGCATCCGGCGGCAAGCTCAACGATGTGGTGCTGGCGCTGTCGTCGGGCGTGGTCCGGCGCTATCTGCTGGAGCGCGGCGCTCTGCCCGCCAAGTCGATGACGGCGGCGGTGCCGATTTCGCTGCGCGAGGAGGGTAACACCGAGGCCAACAACCAGGTGTTCGGCATGATCTGCTCGATCGCCACCAATATCGAGGACCCTAAGGCACGGCTAGAGGCGATCATCGCGCAATCCACCAAGTCGAAGGAGATGTCGCATCCGCTGCGCGCCTTCATGCCGCAGGTCTCCAACGTCTCGATGCTCGGCGCGCCGATCCTGGTGCAGATCATGGCGCTGCTCTACAGCCGCTCGGACTTGTCGAACGTGCTGCCGCCGTCCGCCAACATCACGGTGTCCAACGTGCCGGGGCCGCGGCAAACGCTTTATGCAGCAGGCGCGGAATTGCTGCACATCTTCCCGGTGTCGATCTCGACCCACGGGATCGCGCTCAACATCACCGTGCAGAGCTACCGCGACCAGCTCGATTTTGGCTTCATCGCCGGCGCCAACATCATTCCGCATGTCCAGGTCATGTGCGACATGCTGCCGGTAGAGTTTGAGGCGCTGGAGGCGGCGTACGCGCCGCCACCGAAAATGACCAGCGCGGCTGAATAG
- a CDS encoding esterase/lipase family protein, with protein MLAEARGLFELNSSLLLSPLLLRAPKGDGHPVLALPGFLASDLSMAPMRRYLKELGYDAHAWNMGRNLGGVASKRAALRDLLRRIHESTGRKVSLVGWSLGGVYARDLALQAPHMVRSVITLGSPFANDIRATNATRLYEALSGETVEDNPEILQAIAGDLPVPATSIYSRTDGIVNWHTSLLRPSETAENIEVYFASHIGLGVNPAALWAVADRLARPEGEFKHFDRSGPFAIAYGPPENAQS; from the coding sequence ATGCTGGCCGAGGCGAGGGGCCTGTTCGAACTGAATTCGAGCTTGCTGCTGTCGCCGTTATTGTTGCGCGCGCCGAAGGGCGATGGCCATCCGGTGCTGGCGCTGCCCGGCTTTCTCGCCAGTGATCTGTCGATGGCGCCGATGCGGCGCTATCTGAAAGAACTCGGCTACGACGCCCATGCGTGGAACATGGGCCGCAATCTCGGCGGCGTCGCTTCCAAGCGCGCTGCGTTGCGCGACCTCCTGCGGCGCATTCATGAATCGACCGGCCGCAAGGTCAGCCTGGTCGGCTGGAGTCTCGGCGGCGTCTATGCGCGCGATCTCGCCCTGCAGGCGCCGCACATGGTGCGCTCGGTGATTACGCTCGGCAGTCCGTTTGCCAACGACATCCGCGCGACCAACGCCACGCGACTCTACGAGGCGCTGTCGGGAGAGACGGTCGAGGACAATCCGGAAATCCTCCAGGCGATCGCCGGTGACCTGCCGGTGCCGGCGACGTCGATCTATTCCCGCACCGACGGCATCGTGAACTGGCACACCAGCCTGCTGCGTCCTTCCGAGACCGCCGAAAATATCGAGGTGTACTTCGCCAGCCATATCGGGCTCGGCGTCAACCCCGCAGCACTATGGGCGGTGGCCGACCGTCTGGCGCGGCCCGAGGGAGAATTTAAGCATTTTGACCGATCAGGACCATTTGCCATTGCCTACGGCCCCCCTGAAAATGCACAATCCTGA
- a CDS encoding DUF6489 family protein codes for MKVNVEIDCTPLEARQFFGLPDVSPMQTAVMDKMQQQVMANIDKVSPESLIQSWFTFDPKIAERFQDMFVTMAGLGGLGKKDK; via the coding sequence ATGAAAGTTAACGTCGAAATCGATTGCACGCCGCTGGAGGCCAGGCAGTTTTTCGGATTGCCCGACGTCTCGCCGATGCAGACCGCCGTGATGGACAAGATGCAGCAGCAGGTGATGGCCAATATCGACAAGGTTTCTCCGGAATCGCTGATCCAGAGCTGGTTCACGTTCGATCCCAAGATCGCCGAGCGATTCCAGGACATGTTCGTGACCATGGCCGGCCTCGGCGGCTTGGGTAAGAAGGATAAGTAA
- a CDS encoding NAD(P)/FAD-dependent oxidoreductase, producing MAELKADVLVLGAGMVGVSAALHLQKRGRGVVLIDRHDTAGEETSYGNGGLIECASVFPYMFPRDLGQILRYALLRAPQVRYHFRDLPAFLPWLTRYFLASSPERALHSAMAELPLIQRSLIEHEALIAEANVPDLLRRDGWIKLFRSKATLAGAVGELERAKQYGVAGEILDTAAIVAREPHLTGDFSGAIHFPAPGFVPDPGGLAKAYAALFGRKGGRYLVGDARTLEQSGGRWRVATLEGTITARDVVVAMGPWSDQIFAPLGYSIPLQVKRGYHLHVKPRGNAVLNHPVLDTDLGYLLAPMNRGIRLTTGAEFAHRDALPTPVQVERALPRAHRLFPLGEPVDTKPWMGARPCLPDMLPVIGKAPRHGGLWFDFGHQHHGLTLGPATGRLLAEMMTGETPFADVRPFAVERFG from the coding sequence ATGGCGGAACTGAAGGCCGACGTACTCGTCCTGGGTGCGGGCATGGTCGGCGTCAGCGCCGCCTTGCACCTGCAGAAACGCGGCCGGGGCGTGGTTCTGATCGACCGGCACGATACCGCGGGCGAGGAAACCAGCTACGGCAATGGCGGACTGATCGAATGTGCCTCGGTCTTTCCCTACATGTTTCCGCGGGACCTGGGCCAGATCCTGCGCTACGCGCTCCTTCGCGCGCCGCAGGTGCGTTACCATTTCAGAGATTTGCCGGCTTTCCTGCCGTGGCTGACACGGTATTTCCTCGCCTCGTCGCCGGAGCGTGCACTGCACAGCGCGATGGCCGAATTGCCGCTGATCCAGCGCAGCCTGATCGAGCATGAAGCGCTGATTGCGGAAGCTAACGTGCCGGACCTGTTGCGGCGAGACGGCTGGATCAAGCTGTTTCGTTCAAAGGCGACGCTTGCGGGCGCCGTGGGGGAACTGGAGCGTGCCAAGCAGTATGGGGTCGCGGGTGAAATCCTGGACACGGCGGCGATTGTTGCGCGCGAGCCGCATCTGACCGGCGATTTCAGCGGCGCGATCCATTTTCCGGCGCCGGGATTTGTGCCCGATCCCGGCGGGCTGGCCAAGGCCTATGCGGCGCTGTTCGGCCGCAAGGGCGGGCGATACCTTGTCGGTGACGCACGAACGCTCGAACAATCCGGCGGACGGTGGCGGGTGGCGACGCTGGAAGGCACTATTACGGCGCGCGACGTCGTGGTGGCGATGGGACCGTGGTCCGATCAGATTTTTGCGCCGCTCGGCTATTCGATCCCGCTGCAGGTCAAGCGCGGCTACCATTTGCACGTCAAGCCGCGCGGCAACGCGGTCTTGAATCATCCCGTGCTGGACACCGATCTGGGTTATCTATTGGCGCCGATGAACCGCGGCATTCGCCTGACGACCGGCGCGGAATTTGCCCACCGCGATGCGCTGCCGACCCCGGTGCAGGTCGAGCGGGCCCTGCCGCGGGCGCACCGGCTGTTTCCGCTGGGCGAGCCGGTCGACACCAAGCCCTGGATGGGCGCGCGGCCCTGTCTGCCCGATATGCTGCCGGTCATTGGCAAGGCCCCCCGCCATGGCGGGCTGTGGTTCGATTTCGGCCACCAGCACCACGGCCTGACGCTCGGACCCGCGACCGGCCGCCTGCTGGCCGAAATGATGACCGGCGAGACCCCGTTTGCCGATGTCAGGCCCTTTGCCGTCGAACGCTTTGGTTGA
- a CDS encoding ABC transporter substrate-binding protein encodes MSVRRSLFAAATASILALAMAPASAQSLRYANQGDLKSLDPYTLNESTTHAHLGHVFEGLVARDRDLKIIPALAESWEIPEPTRWRFHLRKGVKFQNGDPFTADDVVFSAERVQKKGSNLQTRIPSGTKVVKVDDHTVDFILTAPNPILNSQWDTWYIMDKKWAEANNAVEPTPAAATTPSFASLNANGTGAFTVESHQPGVKTVFKANPNWWRKPEHNLKEIIFTPIGSDATRVAALLSGEVDVVEPVPIQDITRVDSSPNAQVLKGPELRTIFLGMDQVRDELLYSNIKGKNPFKDVKVREAFFKAVDIELIKTRVMRGLSTPSALMIAPQLFKLSGDFTRPKFDPDGAKKLLTEAGYPDGFEVTMDCPNDRYVNDAAICQAVVGMLARIGVKVTLLAQPKAQYFAKVLKPGGYQTSFFLLGWTPGTLDSHNVLFDIMGCRDDPKSSRGEANLGGYCNKKLDELTDQVLQESDTAKRDLLIKQAYEIGAKDFGYIPLHQQALAWGVSKKVKLSQRADNQVLLYWATKQD; translated from the coding sequence ATGTCGGTACGTCGGAGTTTGTTTGCAGCGGCCACGGCTTCAATCCTTGCCTTGGCAATGGCGCCGGCATCGGCCCAGAGCCTGCGCTACGCCAACCAGGGCGACCTCAAATCGCTCGACCCCTACACATTGAACGAGAGCACCACCCACGCCCATCTCGGGCATGTCTTCGAAGGCCTGGTGGCCCGCGACAGGGACCTGAAGATCATCCCCGCACTGGCGGAGAGCTGGGAAATACCGGAGCCGACCCGCTGGCGGTTCCATTTGCGCAAGGGCGTGAAATTCCAGAACGGCGACCCCTTCACTGCCGACGACGTGGTTTTCTCGGCGGAACGTGTTCAAAAGAAGGGCTCGAACCTGCAGACCCGCATTCCCAGCGGCACCAAAGTCGTCAAGGTCGACGACCACACGGTGGACTTCATCCTGACCGCGCCCAATCCCATTCTCAATTCGCAATGGGATACCTGGTACATCATGGACAAGAAGTGGGCCGAGGCGAACAACGCCGTCGAGCCCACGCCCGCCGCAGCGACGACGCCGAGCTTTGCCTCGCTCAACGCCAACGGCACCGGCGCCTTCACGGTCGAAAGCCATCAGCCGGGCGTCAAGACCGTGTTCAAGGCCAATCCGAACTGGTGGCGCAAGCCCGAGCATAATCTCAAGGAAATCATCTTCACCCCGATCGGCTCGGACGCCACCCGCGTCGCCGCCCTGCTCTCGGGTGAAGTCGACGTCGTCGAACCGGTTCCGATCCAGGATATCACGCGGGTGGACTCCAGCCCGAACGCCCAGGTGCTGAAGGGGCCGGAACTCCGCACCATCTTCCTCGGCATGGATCAGGTGCGCGACGAACTGCTCTATTCCAACATCAAGGGCAAGAACCCGTTCAAGGACGTCAAGGTGCGCGAGGCCTTCTTCAAGGCCGTCGACATCGAACTGATCAAGACCCGCGTCATGCGCGGCCTGTCGACGCCCTCGGCGCTGATGATCGCACCGCAATTGTTCAAGCTGTCCGGCGACTTCACGCGGCCGAAATTCGATCCCGACGGCGCCAAGAAGCTTTTGACCGAAGCCGGCTATCCCGACGGTTTCGAAGTCACGATGGACTGTCCGAACGACCGCTACGTCAACGACGCCGCGATCTGTCAGGCTGTCGTCGGCATGCTCGCCCGCATCGGCGTCAAGGTGACGCTGCTGGCCCAGCCCAAGGCGCAGTATTTCGCCAAGGTGCTGAAGCCCGGCGGCTACCAGACCTCATTCTTCCTGCTCGGCTGGACCCCCGGCACGCTCGACTCCCACAACGTCCTGTTCGACATCATGGGCTGCCGTGACGATCCGAAATCCAGCCGCGGCGAGGCCAATCTCGGCGGCTACTGCAACAAGAAGCTCGACGAACTCACCGACCAGGTGTTGCAGGAATCCGACACGGCCAAGCGCGACCTCCTGATCAAGCAGGCGTACGAAATCGGCGCCAAGGACTTTGGATATATCCCGCTGCACCAGCAGGCGCTGGCGTGGGGTGTGTCGAAGAAAGTGAAGCTGAGCCAGCGCGCCGACAACCAGGTCCTGCTCTACTGGGCGACCAAACAGGACTAG
- a CDS encoding ABC transporter permease, with translation MLAFTLRRAIQAIGVMIAVGVIAFSMFRFAGDPVNQIVSLDTPAAEREAVRKSLGLDDPVPVQFARYFANAAQFKFGVSYQFRQPVSNLLMERMPATLELAACATVFAMVFGILMGVYSALRRDTILTKFFQAVSLIGISLPTFLIGILLIYLFSVTLGWLPSFGRGDVVRIGWWTTGLLTLSGLKALIMPSITLGLFQMTLIMRLVRAEMLEVLRTDYIRFARARGLTTRAIHFGHALKNTLVPVITVAGLQFGSVIAFAIITETVFQWPGMGLLFVQAVQNVDIPIMAAYLLMVSLIFVTINLVVDILYTIVDPRLRSTISRPA, from the coding sequence ATGCTCGCTTTCACTCTTCGCCGCGCTATCCAGGCCATCGGCGTCATGATCGCGGTCGGCGTCATCGCGTTCTCGATGTTCCGCTTCGCGGGTGACCCAGTCAACCAAATCGTGTCGCTGGACACGCCGGCCGCCGAGCGCGAGGCGGTACGCAAGTCGCTCGGCCTCGACGATCCCGTGCCGGTGCAGTTCGCCCGCTACTTCGCCAATGCGGCGCAATTCAAGTTCGGCGTCTCCTATCAATTCCGTCAGCCGGTTTCGAACCTGTTGATGGAGCGGATGCCGGCGACGCTGGAACTGGCCGCCTGCGCCACCGTTTTCGCCATGGTGTTCGGCATCCTGATGGGGGTCTATTCGGCGCTGCGGCGCGACACCATTCTCACAAAATTTTTCCAGGCGGTATCGCTGATCGGAATCTCGCTGCCGACCTTCCTGATCGGCATTCTCCTGATCTATCTGTTCTCGGTGACGCTGGGTTGGCTGCCCTCGTTCGGGCGCGGCGACGTGGTGCGGATCGGTTGGTGGACGACGGGTCTGCTCACGCTTTCCGGCCTCAAGGCGCTGATCATGCCATCGATCACGCTAGGCCTGTTCCAGATGACCCTGATCATGCGGCTGGTGCGCGCCGAAATGCTCGAAGTGCTCCGCACCGATTACATCCGCTTCGCCCGCGCCCGTGGCCTCACGACACGCGCAATCCATTTCGGCCACGCGCTGAAGAACACGCTGGTTCCCGTCATCACCGTGGCAGGGCTGCAGTTTGGCTCGGTAATTGCATTTGCCATCATCACCGAAACCGTCTTCCAGTGGCCGGGTATGGGATTGTTGTTCGTGCAGGCGGTGCAAAATGTCGATATCCCGATCATGGCGGCCTACCTGCTGATGGTGTCGCTGATCTTCGTCACCATCAATCTGGTGGTCGACATCCTCTACACCATCGTCGACCCGCGTCTGCGCTCGACCATCAGCCGTCCGGCCTAA
- a CDS encoding ABC transporter permease produces MSDAVVPHRVEPSAPAARSGTSWLKRALDSDIFYSFRRSRMTMVAAAVTILFFLLAIFASQLAVQNPFDPAQLQLMNSRISPLWTADGQSPFLLGTDEQGRDVFSAILYGLRISLVVGVLGVIFAGTLGITLGLVAGYVGGAVDGLIMRIADVQLTFPAILIALLVNGVAKSVFGNRLDAMSTLAVLVVAIGLSFWVQYARTVRGSVMVEKSKDYVAAAQLIGLPAPKIMLRHVLPNTMGPILVIATINLALAIITEATLSFLGAGMPDTMPSLGTLIRIGNNYLFAGEWWIVAFPGIALAGLILSINLLGDWLRDALNPKLR; encoded by the coding sequence ATGTCCGATGCCGTGGTGCCCCACCGAGTAGAGCCGAGCGCGCCAGCGGCGCGTTCCGGCACGAGCTGGCTGAAGCGCGCGCTCGACAGCGATATTTTCTATTCGTTCCGCCGTTCCCGGATGACCATGGTGGCGGCGGCCGTCACCATCCTGTTTTTCCTGCTGGCGATCTTTGCTTCCCAGCTTGCCGTGCAGAACCCGTTCGATCCGGCGCAACTGCAGTTGATGAATTCGCGGATCTCGCCGCTATGGACTGCCGACGGCCAGAGCCCGTTCCTGCTCGGCACCGACGAACAGGGCCGCGACGTATTTTCCGCCATTCTCTACGGTTTGCGGATTTCGCTCGTGGTCGGCGTGCTCGGCGTCATCTTTGCCGGCACGCTCGGCATCACGCTCGGGCTGGTCGCGGGCTATGTCGGCGGCGCGGTCGACGGCTTGATCATGCGCATCGCCGACGTGCAGCTTACCTTTCCCGCGATCCTGATCGCGCTGTTGGTCAACGGCGTCGCCAAATCCGTGTTCGGCAACCGGCTGGACGCCATGAGCACGCTGGCGGTGCTGGTGGTCGCAATCGGCTTAAGTTTCTGGGTACAATATGCCCGCACCGTGCGCGGCTCGGTCATGGTCGAGAAGAGCAAGGACTATGTCGCGGCAGCCCAACTGATCGGCCTGCCCGCGCCCAAGATCATGCTGCGCCATGTGCTGCCGAACACGATGGGTCCGATCCTCGTCATCGCCACCATCAACCTCGCGCTCGCCATCATCACCGAGGCCACGCTGTCGTTCCTGGGCGCCGGCATGCCGGACACCATGCCCTCGCTCGGCACCCTGATCCGGATCGGCAACAATTATCTGTTCGCCGGCGAGTGGTGGATCGTGGCCTTCCCCGGCATTGCACTGGCGGGACTGATCCTCTCCATCAACCTGCTCGGCGACTGGCTGCGCGACGCGCTCAATCCAAAGCTCCGATGA
- a CDS encoding ABC transporter ATP-binding protein, translating to MTVPVLSVRNLEVEFLTRRSTLRAINGVSFDIAKGEVLGVVGESGAGKSVTGLAVIGLIDPPGRIAGGEIYLSGTRIDHLPPEEIRRIRGKRIGMIFQDPLTSLNPLYRIGDQIVETIRTHLNLSETAARKRAIDLLAEVGIPAPEKRIDAYPHEFSGGMRQRVVIALAICAEPELIIADEPTTALDVSVQAQIISLIKRLGRDHGTAVMLVTHDMGVIAETSDRVAVMYSGRIAEIGPVQDVVQNPLHPYAKGLMGAIPTLAGEDKRLVQIPGSMPRLSAIPPGCSFNPRCAFAFDRCRVERPEPLKQGSHAVACHLFDTAPREAAKETA from the coding sequence ATGACCGTTCCTGTCCTCTCCGTGCGTAACCTCGAGGTGGAATTCCTCACCCGCCGCAGCACGCTGCGCGCGATCAACGGCGTCTCCTTCGACATCGCCAAGGGCGAAGTGCTCGGCGTGGTCGGTGAGTCCGGCGCCGGCAAATCGGTCACGGGGCTTGCCGTGATCGGGCTGATCGATCCGCCCGGCCGCATCGCAGGCGGCGAGATCTACCTGTCGGGAACGCGGATCGACCATCTGCCGCCGGAAGAAATCCGCCGCATCCGGGGCAAGCGGATCGGGATGATTTTTCAGGATCCGTTGACCAGCCTCAATCCGCTCTACCGGATCGGCGACCAGATCGTCGAGACGATCCGGACCCACCTGAATCTGTCGGAGACCGCGGCGCGCAAGCGCGCCATCGATCTGCTGGCCGAAGTCGGAATCCCCGCGCCGGAAAAACGCATCGACGCCTATCCGCACGAATTCTCCGGCGGCATGCGCCAGCGCGTCGTGATCGCGCTCGCGATCTGCGCCGAGCCGGAACTGATCATCGCCGACGAGCCGACCACCGCGCTCGACGTCTCCGTGCAGGCGCAGATCATCTCGCTGATCAAGCGCCTCGGGCGCGATCATGGCACGGCGGTGATGCTGGTGACCCACGACATGGGCGTGATTGCCGAGACCTCCGACCGGGTCGCGGTGATGTATTCGGGACGGATCGCCGAAATCGGCCCGGTGCAGGACGTGGTGCAGAACCCGCTGCACCCCTATGCCAAGGGATTGATGGGCGCGATCCCGACGCTCGCCGGCGAAGACAAGCGGCTGGTGCAAATTCCCGGCTCGATGCCGCGGCTGTCGGCGATCCCGCCGGGCTGTTCGTTCAATCCGCGCTGCGCGTTTGCGTTCGACCGTTGCCGCGTCGAACGGCCGGAACCGCTGAAACAGGGCTCGCATGCCGTGGCCTGCCATCTCTTCGATACCGCACCCCGTGAAGCGGCGAAGGAGACCGCATGA
- a CDS encoding ABC transporter ATP-binding protein codes for MSPPFVDVRNLRRVFDVSKPWLNRVLEGGHLEFLKAVDGVTFDIKKGETFALVGESGSGKTTVARMVVGLLPPSSGEVIIDGVSMTNARQAQARQRLRRRIQMIFQDPYASLNPRFRVDAIVSEPIRAFDLIQGERDIRSRVGELLSLVGLHPDDGLKYPHEFSGGQRQRIAIARALASEAEFIVCDEPTSALDVSVQAQILNLMRDLQDKFGLTYLFISHNLAVVRHMATRIGVMYLGRIVEIAEGRELFANPKMPYTKMLLGAVPDLAMSGRQRIPVKGEIPNPIDPPPGCAFNPRCPLAFDLCRREAPALIDGVACHAVNHPVEATALV; via the coding sequence ATGAGTCCGCCCTTTGTCGACGTGAGAAATTTACGCCGCGTGTTCGACGTCTCGAAACCGTGGCTCAACCGCGTGCTGGAAGGCGGCCATCTGGAATTCCTGAAAGCGGTCGACGGCGTGACGTTCGACATCAAGAAGGGCGAAACCTTCGCGCTCGTTGGCGAGTCTGGCTCGGGAAAGACCACGGTGGCGCGGATGGTGGTGGGATTGCTGCCGCCGAGCTCGGGCGAAGTGATCATCGACGGCGTGTCGATGACGAATGCGAGGCAGGCGCAGGCGCGGCAGCGGCTGCGCCGCCGCATCCAGATGATTTTTCAGGATCCTTATGCGAGCCTCAATCCCCGCTTTCGGGTCGATGCCATCGTCTCCGAGCCGATCCGGGCCTTCGACCTGATCCAGGGCGAGCGCGATATCCGCTCGCGCGTCGGCGAATTGCTGAGCCTGGTCGGCCTGCATCCCGACGACGGACTGAAATACCCGCATGAATTTTCCGGCGGCCAGCGCCAGCGCATCGCCATCGCGAGAGCGCTGGCGTCGGAAGCCGAATTCATCGTCTGCGACGAGCCGACCTCGGCGCTGGACGTTTCCGTGCAGGCGCAGATCCTCAACCTGATGCGCGACCTGCAGGACAAGTTCGGGCTGACCTATCTCTTCATCAGCCACAATCTCGCTGTGGTCCGCCACATGGCGACCCGCATCGGCGTGATGTATCTCGGCCGCATCGTCGAGATTGCGGAAGGGCGCGAATTGTTCGCCAATCCCAAAATGCCCTACACCAAGATGCTGCTGGGTGCGGTTCCGGATCTCGCGATGTCCGGCCGCCAGCGGATTCCGGTCAAGGGCGAAATCCCCAATCCGATCGATCCGCCGCCCGGCTGCGCCTTCAACCCGCGCTGCCCGCTGGCGTTCGATCTCTGCCGCCGGGAAGCGCCCGCCCTGATCGACGGGGTCGCCTGCCATGCTGTCAACCATCCGGTTGAGGCCACGGCCTTGGTATGA